From one Neorhizobium galegae genomic stretch:
- a CDS encoding dipeptidase, whose product MLNNSLPIFDGHNDVLLRLRRAGGEDPVRRFLEGEEVGHIDLPRARAGGLAGGLCAIYVPSPSMTKDANGDFPTPAQPEALNETLAMARLLFDIEARSQGAVTVCRTVSDIRQSIDKGSFAAVFHIEGAEAIAADLDALHVLHQAGLRTLGPVWSRPNIFAYGVPFRYPSSPDIGPGLSDAGRDLVRACNELKIMVDLSHMNEAGFWEIAKISKAPLVASHSNVLALCPHSRNLTDRQLDAIRDTGGLAGINFGVLFLREDGVRDANTSLDLLVRHVAYIAERIGIDHVALGSDFDGTTIPTEMKDAAGLPRLAEALRRNGFNDAEMKKIAYENWVSVLERSWAA is encoded by the coding sequence ATGCTGAACAATTCGCTCCCGATCTTCGACGGCCATAACGACGTGCTGCTGCGCCTCAGGCGGGCTGGCGGCGAGGACCCGGTCAGGCGTTTTCTCGAAGGCGAGGAGGTCGGACATATCGACCTGCCGCGCGCAAGGGCCGGCGGCTTGGCCGGTGGCCTTTGCGCCATCTACGTGCCGTCGCCGAGCATGACCAAGGATGCCAATGGCGATTTCCCGACACCGGCGCAGCCGGAAGCGCTCAACGAAACGCTCGCCATGGCGCGGCTGCTGTTCGATATCGAGGCACGCTCACAGGGTGCGGTGACGGTGTGCCGAACGGTCTCGGACATCCGCCAGTCGATCGACAAGGGCAGCTTCGCCGCCGTCTTCCATATCGAGGGCGCCGAAGCTATCGCCGCCGATCTCGATGCGCTTCACGTCCTTCATCAGGCCGGGCTTCGCACGCTGGGTCCGGTCTGGAGCCGGCCGAACATTTTTGCTTACGGTGTTCCCTTCCGCTACCCGTCATCGCCGGATATCGGTCCGGGTCTGAGCGACGCGGGCAGGGACCTAGTCCGCGCCTGCAACGAGCTGAAGATCATGGTCGACCTGTCGCACATGAACGAAGCCGGTTTCTGGGAGATCGCGAAAATCTCCAAGGCGCCGTTGGTGGCGTCCCATTCGAACGTGCTTGCGCTTTGCCCACACAGTCGTAACCTGACTGATCGCCAGCTCGACGCGATCCGCGACACGGGCGGCCTGGCAGGCATCAATTTCGGTGTGCTGTTCCTGCGCGAGGATGGCGTCCGGGATGCGAATACCAGCCTCGACCTGCTCGTCCGCCACGTCGCCTATATTGCCGAGCGGATCGGTATCGACCATGTGGCGCTCGGCTCGGATTTCGACGGAACGACCATTCCGACCGAGATGAAGGATGCTGCTGGTCTGCCGCGCCTCGCCGAAGCACTTCGCCGCAACGGTTTCAACGATGCGGAAATGAAGAAGATCGCCTATGAGAACTGGGTCTCCGTACTGGAACGCAGCTGGGCGGCCTGA
- a CDS encoding ABC transporter ATP-binding protein produces the protein MSEISSALRAPVQDRSEPLVSIQNLRVEFESDRSLIVGVRDVSFDIMPGECVCVVGESGSGKSVSALSLMRLVEFGGGRIAAGRMQFKQTNGQRIDLAEADAATMRTIRGNQIGMVFQEPMTALNPVFTIERQLVEVIMAHRPLTFAAARNRALDLLRQMQISEPERRIQQYPHELSGGMRQRIVIAMAMACGPRLLICDEPTTALDVTIQAEILALIDTLKRESGASVLFITHDMSVVAQMADRVVVMYRGEKVEEGSVDEIFTAATHPYTRALLAAVPRLGEMRGTTEPEPMRVLAATGKPADSLPERAQSPRATEDSAVLLEVRNLTTRFAVRKGLMRRITANVHAVEDVSFSLHRGQTLSIVGESGCGKSTCGRSILRLVQPNSGQVWLDGLDVLAQSSQDFHATRRQMQMVFQDPYASLNPRMRLFDQVAEPLRNYGLLSGNALHQRVTELFDRVQLPSSFLHRYAHELSGGQRQRIAIARALALNPKLIVADEAVSALDVSVQAQVLNLLMELQRDLGISLLFISHDMSVVERISHRVAVMYLGRIVEIGPRAAIFERPQHSYTQALLAAVPVADPTRRIMSGPTSYHPLHSPIHPQDHVVQPSLYREEAPGHLVLSND, from the coding sequence ATGTCCGAAATTTCCAGCGCCTTGAGAGCGCCTGTGCAAGATCGGTCCGAACCGCTTGTCTCGATTCAGAATTTGCGGGTCGAGTTCGAAAGCGATCGTAGCCTGATTGTCGGTGTGCGCGATGTCAGTTTTGACATCATGCCAGGCGAATGTGTGTGCGTCGTCGGCGAGTCCGGCTCGGGGAAATCAGTCTCGGCTCTCTCGCTGATGAGGCTCGTGGAATTCGGCGGTGGCCGCATCGCTGCCGGTCGCATGCAGTTCAAGCAAACGAATGGTCAGCGGATCGACCTAGCCGAGGCCGATGCTGCCACCATGCGAACCATTCGCGGCAACCAGATTGGCATGGTTTTCCAGGAGCCGATGACCGCTCTCAATCCGGTCTTCACGATCGAGCGGCAGCTGGTCGAGGTCATCATGGCCCACCGGCCGCTCACCTTTGCTGCCGCCCGAAACAGGGCACTCGATCTGCTCCGCCAGATGCAGATCAGCGAACCCGAGCGCCGCATACAACAGTATCCACACGAACTTTCTGGTGGCATGCGCCAGCGCATCGTGATCGCGATGGCCATGGCATGCGGGCCGCGTCTGCTAATTTGCGACGAGCCAACGACGGCGCTCGACGTCACAATCCAGGCGGAGATCCTGGCGCTCATCGATACCCTGAAGCGCGAAAGCGGCGCTTCCGTACTGTTTATCACGCATGACATGTCTGTCGTTGCGCAGATGGCAGACCGGGTGGTGGTCATGTATCGCGGCGAAAAAGTGGAGGAGGGATCCGTCGATGAGATCTTCACCGCTGCCACGCATCCCTACACACGCGCGCTGCTTGCGGCCGTTCCCCGGCTGGGTGAAATGCGCGGAACAACAGAGCCGGAGCCGATGCGGGTGCTTGCCGCCACCGGTAAGCCTGCCGACTCTTTGCCGGAGCGCGCGCAGTCGCCGCGTGCAACGGAAGATTCTGCGGTTCTCTTGGAGGTCAGGAACCTGACCACTCGTTTTGCCGTCCGCAAAGGGCTGATGCGCAGGATTACGGCCAATGTCCACGCAGTCGAGGACGTGAGTTTCTCGCTGCATCGGGGCCAGACGCTTAGCATCGTTGGAGAATCCGGCTGCGGAAAATCGACTTGTGGCCGGTCTATTCTCAGGCTTGTGCAGCCCAATTCCGGCCAGGTATGGCTTGACGGTCTCGATGTTCTCGCGCAGTCGAGCCAAGACTTTCATGCGACGCGGCGCCAGATGCAGATGGTGTTCCAGGATCCCTATGCGAGCCTCAATCCGCGGATGCGGCTGTTCGATCAGGTGGCCGAGCCGCTGCGAAACTACGGACTGCTGTCAGGAAACGCTCTGCATCAGCGGGTCACCGAACTGTTCGACCGGGTGCAACTGCCCTCGTCTTTCCTCCACCGTTACGCGCACGAACTTTCCGGCGGGCAGCGGCAGCGTATCGCGATAGCGCGAGCACTGGCGCTCAATCCGAAGCTTATCGTTGCCGATGAGGCAGTTTCGGCCCTCGATGTATCGGTGCAGGCACAGGTTCTGAACCTTCTGATGGAGCTTCAGAGGGATCTAGGGATCTCGCTCCTGTTCATCAGTCATGACATGTCCGTGGTTGAACGCATTAGTCACCGGGTTGCCGTTATGTATCTGGGGCGGATTGTCGAGATCGGTCCCCGGGCGGCAATTTTCGAAAGGCCGCAGCATTCCTATACGCAAGCCTTGCTTGCTGCAGTGCCGGTCGCTGATCCCACCCGGAGGATCATGAGCGGCCCAACGAGCTATCATCCGCTACATTCGCCGATCCATCCCCAGGATCATGTCGTGCAACCATCGCTTTACAGGGAAGAGGCACCCGGACATCTGGTTTTAAGCAATGATTAG
- a CDS encoding ABC transporter permease — MFHYTIRRLVVAVPTLLLISFIIFLLLGLAPGDPMAQLPLTIPPEVKEKMRLSLGLGDPLMTRYALWLKQFFLIEPLHVVDALFGLDLSGNSQRIVSWQSRAPVADIIAQRLPQTLWVVGVAYIVGIAIALPIGIISAYRQYSWFDQIGTLVSMIGFSVPTFFTGVVLIVLFSVGLPWFPSFYDTTLQVTDWQSFLAQLRQMVLPVMVLALYNASQISRFMRASVLDNLREDYVRTARAKGLTEKVVVLIHVLRNSMIPVVTVIGMGVPQIFGGAIITEQVFKVNGIGELLISSIQANDLPMVQTLTFIFAVLIVLFNLITDILYGILDPRIRYD, encoded by the coding sequence ATGTTCCATTATACAATCAGGCGCCTCGTTGTCGCTGTTCCGACACTCCTACTGATCAGCTTTATCATTTTCCTCCTGCTCGGCCTCGCACCCGGCGACCCGATGGCGCAGCTACCATTGACCATCCCACCCGAGGTAAAGGAAAAAATGCGGCTCTCACTCGGGCTTGGCGACCCTCTGATGACGCGCTATGCCCTTTGGCTCAAACAGTTTTTCTTGATCGAGCCGCTGCACGTCGTCGATGCGCTGTTCGGGCTTGATCTGAGCGGCAACAGCCAGCGGATCGTTTCCTGGCAATCGCGCGCACCGGTGGCCGATATCATCGCACAGCGCCTGCCGCAGACGCTCTGGGTCGTCGGCGTCGCCTATATCGTCGGCATAGCGATCGCGCTGCCAATCGGCATCATCTCTGCTTACCGGCAATACAGCTGGTTCGATCAAATTGGCACGCTTGTGTCGATGATCGGATTTTCCGTACCTACGTTCTTCACCGGCGTCGTCCTGATCGTGCTGTTCTCCGTCGGTCTTCCCTGGTTTCCATCGTTCTATGACACGACGTTGCAGGTTACCGATTGGCAGAGCTTCCTAGCTCAGCTACGCCAGATGGTGCTGCCCGTCATGGTGCTTGCGCTGTACAATGCGAGCCAGATCAGCCGTTTCATGAGGGCTTCCGTCCTCGACAACCTTCGCGAAGACTATGTCCGTACGGCGCGCGCCAAGGGACTTACCGAGAAGGTTGTGGTGCTGATCCATGTGCTACGCAACTCGATGATCCCCGTCGTCACGGTCATCGGCATGGGGGTACCGCAGATTTTCGGGGGAGCGATCATCACCGAGCAGGTCTTCAAGGTGAATGGCATCGGCGAACTGCTGATCTCGTCGATCCAGGCAAACGACCTTCCGATGGTGCAGACGCTCACGTTCATTTTCGCGGTGCTGATCGTTCTCTTCAATCTCATCACCGACATCCTCTATGGCATATTGGACCCGAGAATTCGCTATGACTGA
- a CDS encoding ABC transporter permease, producing the protein MTDVTTQVIFTKRPSQLLDVCRQFSSHRGAMAGMVILGLMLLAVIAGPWLWHVDATEIAMRARNKGPSLAHPLGTDQLGRDMLARLMAGGRVSLTVGLVAMILSLSLGTLVGVCAGYIRAVDGVLMRITDLFLALPLLPLLLVTSMLFREPVSRLLGAEAGTFLLIVFVIGLTSWMHAARLVRGEVMTLKEREFILAAQSIGTRRGKMILRHILPNVLSPVLVSATLGIASAIITESSLSFLGLGFPPDFPTWGRLLYDAIDQIQIYPMRVVMPGIAISLTVLSVNYVGDGLRDAMDPRIRGN; encoded by the coding sequence ATGACTGACGTTACAACCCAAGTGATATTCACGAAGCGCCCCAGCCAGTTGCTCGATGTCTGCCGCCAGTTTAGCAGCCATCGCGGCGCAATGGCAGGAATGGTCATCCTGGGCCTTATGCTGCTTGCAGTTATTGCTGGGCCTTGGCTATGGCATGTGGACGCGACCGAGATCGCGATGCGGGCTCGAAACAAGGGGCCGTCGCTCGCACATCCGTTGGGCACGGATCAACTTGGCCGCGACATGCTGGCTCGATTGATGGCCGGTGGGCGGGTATCGCTGACGGTGGGACTGGTAGCCATGATCCTGTCGTTGTCGCTCGGAACGCTGGTCGGCGTCTGCGCTGGTTATATCCGTGCGGTAGACGGTGTATTGATGCGGATCACGGATCTGTTTCTGGCCCTGCCATTGCTGCCTCTTCTTCTCGTTACGTCAATGTTGTTTCGGGAGCCTGTATCCCGGCTGCTCGGAGCGGAAGCCGGCACGTTTCTGCTGATCGTCTTTGTGATCGGGCTGACAAGCTGGATGCATGCCGCCCGCCTCGTGCGGGGAGAGGTGATGACGCTTAAGGAACGGGAATTCATCCTTGCCGCGCAGTCGATCGGCACACGGCGCGGCAAGATGATCCTGCGCCATATCCTGCCCAATGTGCTCTCGCCGGTGCTTGTCTCCGCGACACTGGGCATCGCCAGCGCAATCATCACCGAAAGTTCGCTATCGTTTCTGGGCCTCGGCTTTCCGCCGGATTTCCCGACCTGGGGGCGTCTGCTCTACGACGCGATCGACCAGATACAGATCTATCCGATGCGGGTTGTCATGCCCGGTATTGCAATCTCGCTGACCGTTTTGTCGGTCAACTATGTGGGCGATGGTTTGCGGGATGCGATGGATCCAAGGATCCGCGGCAACTAG
- a CDS encoding NAD(P)/FAD-dependent oxidoreductase: MKPFQSEPPYGLTAPDAPVTPAFSGAREVDFLLIGGGYGGLLTAIDLAERGAHVVVLEAAEIGAGGSGRNHGQCIPVFRYLDPEVLPAKGAELLANAGALVFERIRQYDMQCEAVQKGTLTAAYNKRTLAATRSAHAKYSGLGKSDCYFDADEIASLTGTRKFSGGWAHNEGGHLNPLAYVRELARVALSLGVEIFTRSPMVGMSRRNGAWHVRTPDGEIHAKVVGLTTDAYSTRSIPSSLTKGFFPLTSYAVASRPLTAEQRRSVMPSGMNFGDTHHDPMFFRIDASGRIITGGLREPGRGTRLDYTAAFMTRRLSAIWPVLADLQWDHMWTGVVSMALDQTPSIQKLDDGLWALSGWSGRGVPTSAALSLAFARTLEDPAKGLAYWPQRNPPQVIARRLLGSIVQRCRGPYNQMRDKLES; encoded by the coding sequence ATGAAACCATTCCAATCTGAACCACCCTATGGTTTGACGGCGCCGGACGCTCCGGTAACTCCGGCTTTCAGTGGCGCGCGTGAGGTGGATTTCCTGTTGATTGGTGGCGGCTATGGCGGATTGTTGACTGCGATCGACCTCGCTGAGCGTGGTGCCCATGTCGTCGTGCTGGAAGCTGCCGAGATTGGTGCCGGCGGTTCAGGGCGCAATCACGGCCAGTGCATTCCTGTCTTTCGCTACCTCGATCCGGAAGTCCTGCCCGCAAAGGGAGCGGAACTGCTGGCCAATGCAGGCGCACTGGTCTTCGAGCGGATTCGCCAGTACGATATGCAATGCGAGGCCGTGCAGAAGGGAACGCTGACAGCGGCCTATAACAAGCGGACCCTTGCGGCAACAAGGAGCGCGCACGCAAAATATAGCGGCCTCGGCAAGTCCGACTGCTACTTCGATGCCGATGAAATTGCTTCGCTGACGGGCACCCGGAAGTTTTCGGGCGGCTGGGCGCACAATGAGGGTGGTCACCTAAACCCGCTTGCCTATGTCCGGGAACTGGCCCGTGTCGCTCTTTCCCTCGGCGTCGAGATCTTCACGCGAAGCCCCATGGTTGGCATGAGCCGCCGAAACGGCGCCTGGCACGTCCGGACGCCGGATGGTGAAATCCACGCAAAGGTCGTTGGACTGACGACTGACGCTTATTCCACCAGATCGATACCCAGTTCGCTGACGAAGGGCTTTTTCCCTTTAACGAGCTACGCGGTCGCAAGCCGACCGCTGACGGCCGAGCAGCGCCGCTCTGTCATGCCCTCGGGAATGAATTTCGGCGATACTCATCACGACCCCATGTTCTTTCGCATTGATGCATCGGGGCGGATAATCACCGGCGGCCTGCGTGAGCCCGGACGTGGAACGCGCCTCGACTATACTGCAGCCTTCATGACACGCCGGCTCAGCGCTATTTGGCCGGTCCTGGCCGATCTGCAATGGGACCATATGTGGACGGGTGTGGTCAGTATGGCGCTTGATCAGACACCGTCGATCCAAAAGCTCGATGATGGCCTCTGGGCTCTATCGGGGTGGTCGGGGCGCGGAGTGCCGACTTCGGCTGCGCTGTCGCTAGCTTTCGCGCGAACGCTGGAGGATCCGGCGAAGGGGCTTGCCTATTGGCCGCAGCGGAACCCGCCACAGGTGATCGCACGTAGGCTTCTCGGCAGCATTGTGCAGCGTTGCCGAGGTCCATACAATCAGATGCGCGACAAGCTGGAAAGCTGA
- a CDS encoding N-formylglutamate amidohydrolase: protein MNANPPIVLNPQGRQPGVIAVDHAGRSIPEALGDLGLSAHWRDTHHFCDLGAAELAYALADRIDVPIVLCDVSRLVIDVNRWLEDPRSIVAEVEATSIPANVEMDDAARIARQEAVFWPYQCCLGEIWMEQKARHERPFFFSLHSCTRVFEGFHRPWDGGTIWHDDETLSRHLVGHLSREDSLLLGDNQPYSGLGGAYTVDRHTYGSGLPACGFEVTNDLLETKADFSRWADLLSGALLAAIDEGLAA from the coding sequence ATGAACGCCAACCCACCGATCGTCCTGAACCCTCAAGGGCGTCAGCCGGGTGTGATTGCCGTCGACCATGCCGGTCGATCCATTCCCGAGGCGCTTGGTGATCTGGGATTGAGCGCCCACTGGCGGGACACTCATCACTTCTGTGATCTTGGTGCGGCTGAGCTTGCCTATGCACTGGCCGACCGCATCGACGTGCCGATTGTGCTTTGCGACGTAAGCCGGCTGGTGATCGATGTAAACCGTTGGCTCGAAGACCCGAGGTCTATCGTGGCAGAGGTTGAGGCAACATCCATTCCCGCAAATGTCGAAATGGACGATGCCGCCCGCATTGCTCGTCAGGAGGCGGTGTTTTGGCCCTATCAGTGTTGCCTCGGTGAAATCTGGATGGAGCAGAAAGCCAGGCATGAGAGACCTTTCTTCTTCTCGTTGCACAGTTGCACGCGCGTTTTCGAGGGCTTTCATCGTCCTTGGGACGGGGGGACAATCTGGCATGATGACGAAACCCTATCGCGCCACCTGGTCGGCCATCTTTCGCGCGAAGATAGCCTCTTGCTCGGCGATAACCAGCCCTATTCCGGCTTAGGTGGAGCTTACACGGTCGATCGACATACCTACGGTTCGGGGCTGCCTGCCTGCGGTTTCGAGGTAACGAACGACCTGTTGGAGACTAAAGCAGACTTTTCCCGCTGGGCCGACCTTCTGTCCGGTGCGTTGTTGGCAGCAATTGATGAAGGGCTGGCCGCATGA
- a CDS encoding MurR/RpiR family transcriptional regulator — MMSTSPLFERIRKGARSTAERKVASVLLEGYPTRALSTVETLAKQASVSAPTVLRFVAKIGYPRFADFQAAAIADVERQLGSPLNNIRSAVQAEKPDHIYQQTLLLQAEALQTAAAHAMPVEFDVIVDLLINPKITIKLLGGRYSQNLAQRLALQLGQLRPSVFFTPLTLGFTYDALVDAGPQDCFVIFDYRRYQAELLNFARGAKRSGARICLFTDTWRSPVAEYSDAVLTSPDSSTSPFGSRVVPTAQIEAIVAAVSLRTHDRSRDRLARIEDLRKLDDDASSSGKDEAE, encoded by the coding sequence ATGATGTCGACTTCCCCACTTTTCGAGAGAATTCGCAAGGGAGCCCGTTCGACCGCTGAACGGAAGGTCGCCTCGGTGCTTCTTGAGGGGTATCCGACACGCGCGCTCTCGACGGTGGAAACACTGGCGAAGCAGGCTTCGGTCAGTGCGCCAACCGTACTGCGTTTTGTTGCCAAGATCGGTTATCCGCGCTTTGCTGATTTTCAGGCTGCCGCTATTGCAGATGTTGAGCGTCAGCTCGGCTCGCCGCTCAATAATATCCGTTCCGCGGTCCAGGCAGAAAAACCGGATCATATCTATCAGCAGACCTTGCTCTTGCAGGCGGAGGCGCTGCAAACCGCCGCGGCCCACGCGATGCCGGTAGAATTTGATGTTATCGTGGATTTGCTGATCAATCCGAAGATAACGATCAAGCTTCTGGGTGGTCGCTACAGCCAAAATCTTGCGCAAAGACTGGCCTTGCAACTCGGACAGTTACGCCCCTCAGTCTTCTTTACGCCGCTGACGTTGGGTTTTACTTACGACGCCTTGGTGGATGCCGGGCCGCAAGACTGTTTCGTAATCTTCGACTACCGCCGCTACCAGGCCGAGCTGCTTAATTTTGCGCGGGGTGCAAAACGCAGCGGTGCAAGAATCTGCCTATTCACCGATACCTGGCGCTCGCCAGTGGCCGAATATTCCGATGCAGTCCTGACGTCGCCCGATAGCTCGACGTCTCCCTTCGGATCGCGCGTGGTCCCCACGGCACAGATCGAGGCAATCGTTGCCGCGGTAAGCCTGCGCACACACGATCGAAGCCGCGATCGGCTGGCCCGCATCGAAGATTTGCGAAAGCTCGATGATGATGCCTCATCATCGGGGAAAGACGAAGCCGAATGA
- a CDS encoding peptide ABC transporter substrate-binding protein: protein MNKAIFLAAVAAAVLPFGAQAAPGTDGNLKILYWQGASTLNPYLSGIGKDVDAAALVVEPLARFDPKGNLITLLSAEIPTKDNGGISPDMTTITWKLRSGVKWSDGSNMTAKDAVFTWKYCTAPGAGCAASNTFDGVKSVVAKDDLTLEINFAQSTPYPYIPFVSSTTPILQEKQFKDCIGEKIASCTAQNFAPVGTGPYVVKEFKPNDVAVFSMNPQFRDTDKPHFSSISIKGGGDAMSAARAVFNTGEADYGWNLQLAPDVFENLVSAGKARPVTAFGSMVEYLFLNLTDPSAELGDKRSTVEGGPNKFLSDIRVRKALSLAIDRGEISEVLYADQGEPSCNVVPAPSQFVSKANDSCLTPNVEQAKALLDEAGWKPGASGIREKDGLKLKLSFLTSTSGVRQDTQAMLKQSWKAIGVDVDLRNVSGSVFFGGDAGNPDTRQKFYADVEMYTDNSKGIDQESYLSKWTCAAVPSPKTQWQGSNMPRYCSPDYDGLAKTFRQTGTIEGRGELARKMNDMLVQSYTVIPLVHRGNVSGAVMSLQGNTMNPWDSELWDIADWSRAK, encoded by the coding sequence ATGAATAAGGCCATATTCCTCGCCGCGGTCGCAGCCGCCGTGCTACCGTTCGGCGCGCAAGCCGCACCTGGCACGGACGGAAACTTGAAGATCCTGTATTGGCAAGGGGCGTCGACACTGAACCCCTATTTGTCAGGCATAGGTAAGGACGTCGATGCCGCTGCGCTCGTTGTAGAGCCGCTCGCGCGTTTTGATCCCAAGGGCAATCTGATCACTCTCCTTTCCGCCGAAATTCCCACCAAGGACAATGGCGGCATCTCGCCGGACATGACGACGATCACCTGGAAACTGCGCTCAGGTGTCAAATGGTCCGACGGCAGCAACATGACCGCGAAAGATGCGGTCTTCACATGGAAATATTGCACGGCGCCAGGCGCGGGCTGCGCGGCATCGAATACTTTTGACGGCGTCAAGTCTGTCGTCGCCAAGGACGATCTGACGCTCGAGATCAACTTCGCACAATCGACGCCCTATCCCTACATCCCCTTCGTCAGCTCAACAACACCGATCCTGCAGGAAAAGCAGTTCAAGGATTGCATAGGCGAGAAGATTGCGTCTTGCACGGCGCAGAACTTCGCCCCCGTTGGCACCGGCCCCTATGTGGTCAAGGAGTTCAAGCCAAACGATGTCGCGGTCTTTTCGATGAACCCACAGTTCCGAGATACCGACAAGCCACATTTTTCGAGCATTTCCATCAAGGGTGGCGGTGACGCGATGTCGGCCGCCCGCGCCGTCTTCAATACGGGGGAAGCGGACTATGGATGGAATCTACAGTTAGCGCCGGACGTCTTCGAGAACCTCGTCTCAGCCGGAAAAGCGCGTCCGGTGACGGCATTCGGCTCGATGGTGGAATATCTCTTCTTGAACCTGACAGACCCGAGCGCCGAGCTTGGTGACAAACGTTCGACGGTCGAGGGCGGCCCCAACAAATTCCTAAGTGACATTCGCGTCCGCAAGGCGTTGTCGCTGGCAATCGACCGCGGTGAGATCTCAGAAGTTCTCTACGCCGATCAAGGTGAGCCGAGCTGCAACGTGGTCCCGGCGCCATCGCAATTTGTCTCGAAAGCAAATGACAGCTGCTTGACGCCCAATGTCGAACAGGCCAAAGCGCTGCTGGATGAGGCGGGCTGGAAGCCTGGCGCTAGCGGTATCCGCGAGAAGGACGGACTGAAGCTGAAGCTTTCCTTCCTGACATCGACTAGCGGTGTCCGTCAGGATACCCAGGCGATGTTGAAGCAGAGCTGGAAAGCGATCGGTGTGGATGTCGATCTGCGTAACGTCAGCGGTTCGGTCTTCTTCGGTGGTGACGCAGGCAATCCTGACACGCGTCAGAAATTCTACGCTGATGTCGAGATGTACACCGACAATTCCAAAGGGATCGATCAGGAATCCTATTTGAGCAAATGGACATGCGCGGCTGTTCCTTCGCCCAAGACGCAGTGGCAGGGCAGCAACATGCCGCGCTACTGCTCGCCTGATTATGACGGGTTGGCTAAGACCTTCCGTCAGACCGGTACGATCGAAGGGCGCGGCGAGCTTGCGCGCAAGATGAATGACATGCTGGTTCAATCCTACACCGTCATTCCTCTCGTCCACCGCGGCAACGTGTCGGGTGCGGTCATGTCGCTGCAAGGCAATACAATGAACCCATGGGATAGCGAGCTCTGGGATATCGCGGACTGGTCGCGCGCAAAATAA
- a CDS encoding AraC family transcriptional regulator — protein sequence MSRLWHLPLASSRPIVASFCLIRSLTVLIRLHLAWTLGEIYIDLMHETLADLAYRHATQSEGASIPRVSLHAAQKEGWPVGVLYQPMLGTVLRGTKRVVIGDRTLRYDSNYFFIASIDVPASRVTIEDLPEAPYVAVRLAIDQDILSDLVVDIPRKAEGDTIAFAVGAMTPELLDAWSRMLRLFDAPDEIDTLAPLIEREILFRLLQGPQGALLRQAARAGSRISQVRDTIAHLRTNLDRVVRIEELAEIAGMSVATFHRHFRAATAMSPLQYQKTLRLQEARRLLLADTDATSAAFAVGYESASQFSREYTRMFGTPPARDAGRLRAGRN from the coding sequence ATGTCCCGTTTATGGCACCTGCCCCTGGCTTCTTCGCGCCCGATTGTCGCAAGTTTTTGCCTGATCCGATCACTGACCGTTCTAATCCGGCTGCATCTTGCCTGGACGCTCGGTGAAATCTATATAGATTTAATGCACGAAACTCTCGCCGATCTGGCATACCGCCACGCCACCCAATCGGAAGGCGCGTCGATCCCGCGAGTTAGCCTCCATGCCGCGCAGAAGGAGGGCTGGCCGGTTGGGGTTCTATATCAGCCGATGCTTGGCACCGTCTTGCGAGGCACCAAGCGAGTGGTCATCGGAGACCGCACGCTGCGCTACGATAGCAATTATTTTTTCATCGCTTCGATCGACGTGCCGGCATCGCGCGTCACGATCGAGGATTTGCCCGAGGCGCCCTACGTCGCAGTACGGCTTGCGATCGACCAGGATATCCTTTCGGATCTGGTTGTTGACATACCTCGCAAAGCCGAGGGAGATACCATAGCTTTTGCGGTGGGCGCTATGACGCCTGAATTGCTCGATGCCTGGTCACGGATGCTGCGGTTGTTCGATGCGCCAGACGAAATCGATACGCTCGCACCATTGATCGAGCGCGAGATTCTGTTTCGCCTTTTGCAAGGCCCGCAAGGAGCGCTGCTACGCCAGGCAGCCCGAGCCGGTAGCCGGATTTCACAGGTTCGGGACACTATCGCCCATTTGCGCACGAACTTGGATCGCGTTGTCAGAATTGAAGAACTGGCGGAAATTGCCGGGATGAGTGTGGCAACATTTCATCGCCATTTCCGAGCTGCCACTGCCATGAGCCCACTGCAATATCAGAAGACTCTCCGCCTGCAGGAAGCGAGGCGGCTACTGCTCGCCGACACCGACGCGACAAGCGCAGCATTTGCAGTCGGATATGAAAGCGCGTCGCAGTTCAGTCGGGAGTACACGCGGATGTTCGGCACACCGCCTGCGCGCGATGCTGGAAGGCTACGGGCTGGCAGGAATTGA